Proteins encoded together in one Riemerella anatipestifer window:
- the uvrC gene encoding excinuclease ABC subunit UvrC, with product MNETLELQLKTLPKEPGVYRYYDEAGQLLYVGKAKNLKNRVLSYFNKSQVGYKTKIMVKKIHRLEVTIVPSEYDALLLENNLIKEHQPFYNIMMKDDKSFPWLCIKNEPFPRLFLTRKRIKDGSEYYGPYAKVKPARVLLETIKNLYKIRTCTLNLSEDRIEKANYKVCLEYHIKNCEGPCEGLESEEDYEKKINAVRGIIKGDFRLAKAYLEEEMLKHASNLEFEKAQMVKEKLEFLEDYQVKHTVVNPSIDDVDVFGMVSDETTAYINYFKIRNGNIVQSYTSEFRKKLEESDEEILEEAVVAIRDKFQSESKEILLPFHLGTEIPQVKLIVPKVGDKKRIVELSEKNAREYRLEKLKQIQIVDPDRHTNRIMAEMKTLLRLPEEPRHIEGFDNSNIQGTNPVSACVVFKDGKPSKKDYRIFHIKTVEGPNDFASMEEVIYRRYKRYLDEGESLPQLILIDGGKGQLSSAVKSLKKLDLYGKISIIGIAKRLEELFFPNDPIPLYLDKTSETLKVLQRVRDEAHRFGVKHHRTRRTNSTIKSELEEIPGVGAKSIELLLSKLKSVKRIKEASQETLEEILGKSKGSIVWQYFNG from the coding sequence GTGAATGAGACTTTAGAACTTCAGCTAAAAACTTTACCAAAAGAACCTGGCGTTTACCGTTATTATGACGAAGCGGGGCAACTGCTCTATGTAGGGAAAGCTAAAAACCTTAAAAATAGGGTGCTATCTTACTTCAATAAAAGTCAAGTAGGTTATAAGACCAAAATTATGGTAAAAAAAATCCATCGTCTAGAGGTTACCATAGTTCCTAGTGAATACGACGCCCTCCTTTTAGAAAACAACCTCATCAAGGAACATCAGCCTTTCTACAATATTATGATGAAAGACGACAAAAGTTTCCCTTGGCTGTGCATCAAAAATGAACCTTTCCCTAGGCTATTTCTTACCAGAAAACGCATTAAAGATGGCTCCGAATATTATGGTCCTTACGCTAAAGTAAAACCCGCTAGAGTACTTTTAGAAACCATTAAAAACCTCTATAAAATCAGGACTTGTACACTTAATCTTTCTGAAGATAGGATAGAGAAAGCCAATTATAAAGTCTGTTTAGAATACCACATTAAAAACTGCGAAGGTCCTTGCGAAGGTCTGGAAAGTGAGGAAGATTACGAAAAGAAAATCAATGCTGTAAGAGGAATTATAAAAGGAGATTTCCGTTTGGCAAAAGCCTACTTAGAAGAGGAGATGCTAAAACACGCCTCCAACCTAGAGTTTGAAAAAGCTCAAATGGTAAAGGAAAAATTGGAGTTTTTGGAAGATTATCAGGTTAAACACACTGTGGTTAATCCTAGTATAGATGATGTAGATGTATTTGGTATGGTGAGTGATGAAACGACGGCTTACATCAATTATTTTAAAATCAGAAATGGAAATATCGTTCAAAGTTATACTTCCGAATTCAGAAAAAAACTAGAAGAAAGCGACGAAGAAATACTAGAAGAAGCTGTAGTTGCAATTAGAGATAAATTTCAGTCTGAATCTAAGGAAATATTACTACCATTCCATTTAGGCACCGAAATTCCTCAAGTGAAACTCATCGTTCCAAAGGTGGGCGACAAAAAGAGAATTGTAGAACTTTCCGAAAAAAATGCGAGAGAATATCGTCTAGAAAAACTAAAGCAAATCCAAATTGTAGACCCTGACCGCCATACCAACCGCATTATGGCAGAAATGAAAACACTTCTTAGGCTTCCAGAAGAGCCAAGACACATTGAAGGCTTTGATAATTCTAATATTCAGGGGACTAACCCTGTATCTGCCTGTGTCGTCTTTAAAGACGGTAAACCAAGCAAGAAGGATTATCGTATTTTCCATATCAAGACCGTAGAAGGTCCTAACGACTTTGCTTCTATGGAAGAAGTGATTTACCGAAGATATAAAAGATATTTAGATGAAGGCGAGTCTCTACCTCAACTGATTTTGATAGACGGCGGTAAGGGGCAGCTAAGCTCTGCCGTTAAAAGTTTAAAAAAGTTAGATTTATATGGTAAAATCTCCATCATAGGTATTGCCAAAAGGTTGGAAGAGCTATTTTTCCCTAACGACCCTATTCCTTTATATTTAGACAAAACTTCAGAAACACTTAAGGTCTTACAAAGAGTGAGAGACGAAGCCCACCGTTTTGGAGTAAAGCACCACCGTACTAGAAGAACCAACAGCACCATAAAATCAGAACTAGAAGAAATCCCAGGTGTTGGTGCTAAATCCATAGAGCTATTGCTAAGTAAACTAAAATCAGTAAAGCGTATTAAAGAAGCCTCACAGGAAACTTTAGAGGAAATTTTGGGCAAGTCTAAAGGCAGTATAGTATGGCAGTATTTTAATGGATAG
- a CDS encoding VanZ family protein: MLKKLYQILILPYALLLLYFMFVGFGRTPYDYNIVRLTPLVSTLEFVQKSVLWQNVVINIFGNIIMFIPFGFLGWCDPKYQNLRILLLDFIVAIIIVESMQYFTRLGVFDIDDILLNTFGVLLGYLGCRKISTAIH, translated from the coding sequence ATGTTAAAAAAGCTATATCAAATTTTAATACTACCATACGCTTTGTTGCTTTTGTACTTTATGTTTGTAGGATTTGGGCGAACGCCTTACGATTATAATATAGTACGCCTAACGCCATTGGTCTCTACATTAGAATTTGTGCAGAAATCGGTGCTGTGGCAAAATGTAGTTATTAACATTTTTGGGAATATCATTATGTTTATTCCGTTTGGATTTTTAGGGTGGTGCGATCCTAAATATCAAAACCTAAGGATACTCTTACTAGATTTTATCGTTGCCATTATCATCGTTGAAAGTATGCAATATTTCACACGGCTAGGTGTGTTTGATATAGATGATATTTTGCTAAATACCTTTGGGGTGCTATTAGGCTATTTAGGTTGTCGTAAAATATCAACCGCTATCCATTAA